In Bacillota bacterium, a single window of DNA contains:
- a CDS encoding zinc metallopeptidase: protein MFYDSTFLVVIPAFLFALYAQYKVQSTFGHYLRVRARSGYTGAEVARNLLAANGAGDVRVGQTNVTLGDHFDPRNKSLMLSPQVYQGTSLAAISVAAHETGHALQNQEAYVPMQIRQAFVPVASFGSSLAIPLFFIGMLMGASNGQFLMTLGIWLFTAAVAFQVITLPVEFNASARALRLLSEGGYVTAEEVPHARQVLEAAALTYVAAAAVAVTQLLRLILLRGSRRD from the coding sequence CTGTTTTACGATTCCACGTTCCTCGTCGTCATACCCGCCTTCCTGTTTGCCCTTTATGCCCAGTACAAGGTGCAGTCCACCTTCGGGCACTACCTCCGGGTCCGGGCCCGGTCGGGCTACACCGGGGCCGAGGTGGCGCGGAACCTTCTGGCGGCCAATGGTGCGGGTGATGTGAGGGTGGGGCAGACGAATGTGACTTTGGGGGATCACTTCGACCCCAGGAACAAATCTTTGATGCTGTCCCCGCAGGTCTATCAAGGTACGTCTCTCGCTGCGATCTCTGTCGCGGCCCATGAGACCGGCCACGCCCTGCAGAACCAAGAGGCATACGTCCCCATGCAGATACGCCAGGCGTTCGTCCCCGTGGCGAGCTTCGGCTCGTCCCTTGCCATCCCCCTTTTCTTCATCGGGATGCTCATGGGGGCGTCGAACGGGCAGTTCCTTATGACCCTCGGGATTTGGCTGTTCACAGCGGCCGTGGCATTCCAGGTCATCACGCTGCCGGTGGAGTTCAACGCGAGTGCCAGGGCCTTGCGGCTGCTGTCAGAAGGAGGCTACGTGACCGCGGAAGAGGTGCCCCATGCTCGGCAGGTGCTGGAGGCAGCCGCTCTCACGTATGTGGCGGCCGCAGCTGTGGCCGTGACTCAGCTTCTCAGGCTGATTCTGCTCAGGGGAAGCCGGCGTGACTAG